In one window of Episyrphus balteatus chromosome 3, idEpiBalt1.1, whole genome shotgun sequence DNA:
- the LOC129916237 gene encoding complement component 1 Q subcomponent-binding protein, mitochondrial, whose amino-acid sequence MSAFFRGISKISAISSNTLKNVNQVRSLSFLPKTLSVTPLNTNVQKLQPNNMAAAAAPRFAHTKSAKELVEFLTEEILAEKKAQNIKTVPTSVDGFNVNLYGADVELVKQIEGEKIIISFNVNHTVDADDESPEVDMGSSEKPDMAEMRSKPTFEVDIIKGNTTLSFTCSFLQGQAQEGEYNDVFGIDELCIFEGEWNEKVYAVAGDVLDGYLYDLLMNLLEEKGISNEFADKLADFSTAYEHASYIGFLERLSKFTTPGAK is encoded by the coding sequence atgtcggcATTCTTCAGAGGTATTTCAAAAATTAGTGCTATTTCAAGCAAtacactgaaaaatgttaaccaAGTGCGTAGTTTGAGTTTTTTGCCAAAAACCTTATCGGTTACACCATTGAACACCAATGTCCAAAAACTCCAACCTAACAACATGGCAGCGGCCGCAGCTCCTCGTTTTGCTCACACAAAAAGTGCCAAAGAATTAGTTGAATTCTTAACCGAAGAAATTCTTGCCGAAAAGAAAGCCCAAAACATCAAAACTGTTCCAACATCCGTTGATGGATTCAACGTTAATTTGTATGGCGCCGATGTTGAACTTGTGAAACAAATCGAAGGAGAAAAAATCATAATCAGTTTCAATGTCAATCACACAGTTGATGCTGATGATGAAAGTCCTGAAGTCGATATGGGCAGCTCGGAGAAACCTGACATGGCTGAGATGCGCAGCAAACCCACATTCGAAGTTGACATTATCAAAGGCAACACTACTTTGTCTTTTACTTGCTCCTTTTTGCAAGGACAAGCCCAAGAAGGCGAATACAATGATGTCTTTGGCATCGATGAATTGTGTATTTTCGAGGGCGAATGGAATGAGAAGGTGTACGCTGTTGCCGGAGACGTACTCGATGGCTACTTGTACGATTTGTTGATGAATCTGTTGGAAGAGAAGGGAATTAGCAATGAATTTGCTGACAAATTGGCAGACTTCAGTACAGCCTACGAACATGCTTCGTATATTGGCTTTCTAGAACGTTTGTCGAAATTCACGACTCCCGGCGCAAAGTAG
- the LOC129915958 gene encoding RNA polymerase I-specific transcription initiation factor RRN3-like → MKPAHVVAGYIHNVLWLMEYQPALTEHLIQVLVQKLLILDVNAPRSEIEEAEFEEENEDDMDDDEDIDEEMFKMEDATRTTTTTPQETREILSMTHPTAHTFDICMEKMYSFFDQFNPKKELIGDEGDKILKTLSHALES, encoded by the coding sequence ATGAAACCTGCTCATGTTGTGGCTGGATATATACACAATGTGTTGTGGCTAATGGAATACCAACCAGCTCTAACTGAACACCTGATACAGGTGTTGGTTCAAAAACTGCTCATTCTTGATGTGAATGCACCACGAAGTGAAATTGAAGAAGCTGAATTTGAGGAAGAAAACGAAGACGACatggatgatgatgaagatattGACGAGGAAATGTTTAAAATGGAAGATGCAACAAGAACCACAACAACGACGCCACAAGAAACTCGTGAAATTCTATCAATGACCCATCCAACCGCCCATACTTTTGATATATGTATGGAAAAGATGTATTCATTCTTTGATCAATTCAATCCAAAGAAAGAACTAATTGGAGATGAAGGTGATAAAATCCTCAAAACACTTTCTCATGCTCTGGAGTCATAA
- the LOC129915959 gene encoding translation initiation factor eIF-2B subunit epsilon-like, whose translation MMRLSHLINADESDYNSTTSDEDDDSHQGSPILDDANIFLSEVLDSLVGGIQLKSNPDFLILEINSSRYAYNMSLKEVNFNIVKAVFSLDPIKEATTTNVLSANNQVLGRLGMVVSNNIKSDDSMLDCLKAIQEYCEEQPALRAKVAQIIHYLYDKEFVSEEAIRMWHNELDDDSEWLKAPLQKLIEWLGQSSEGSSEEENDD comes from the exons ATGATGAGACTATCACATCTAATCAATGCGGACGAAAGCGATTATAATTCAACAACCAGTGACGAAGATGATGATTCACACCAAGGCTCTCCAATACTTGATGATGCAAATA TATTTTTATCCGAAGTCTTGGACTCTTTGGTTGGTGGAATTCAACTCAAATCCAATCCGGATTTCTTGATTCTTGAAATCAACTCATCTCGCTATGCCTACAATATGTCTTTAAAGGAAGTAAATTTCAATATCGTCAAAGCGGTATTCAGTTTAGATCCAATTAAAgaggcaacaacaacaaatgtctTAAGTGCCAACAATCAGGTATTGGGTCGCTTGGGTATGGTTgtttcaaataatataaaaagcgATGATTCTATGTTGGATTGTTTGAAGGCAATTCAG GAATACTGTGAAGAACAACCAGCTCTGAGAGCCAAGGTTGCCCAGATTATTCATTATCTCTATGATAAGGAATTTGTGTCTGAAGAAGCTATCCGCATGTGGCACAATGAGTTGGATGATGATTCAGAGTGGTTGAAAGCACCATTGCAGAAACTCATAGAATGGCTAGGTCAATCCAGCGAAGGCAGCAGTGAAGAAGAAAACGACGATTAa